aaaaaatgttttagaGATTGAATTCTAATGCGATTTTTGCAaacatgattaaaaaaataagatattattattcttaaaattctgtaattttttgctaagtatatttttctgtaatttttttaaaagtattattaattattaacaaaaaattacaaaaaatatttatttaacaataaattactaaatttttaaaataaaaatattttatttttttaatatatttataaaaaaattatcaaaatttaatctttaaaataatttttaaaaatatatatttaatattaaatatttttattacattttaaaattatttaaattatttttgccaataataaaatttaaatatatttttattaacaataaaattattgaaatgTATTTTTGCTAGTTTATAGTTCCCCCAAAAGAGGTGGCCACAACACGCTAGCTAAAATCCCTTTGGTATTGTTCTTATTATTCACGCTCCTTTGACCTCAGCATTATTACTTATTAGTACTACAGTACAGATTCTAGGTTCCTTTGAAAACTTCGAAGTAATGGGTCCGCGTTATCCAATTTGGTGTTTATTTTGTCTTGGTCCAATAGAATTTgtcctctctttctctctctctctccaacGTGTCATTTCTTCGTTAATATTTAATACCTACCTATGCCCTTACGCTGTTGGCGTTTACCCTTTCCCCAACGAACACTTCCCggcaacttctctccctttccTTCTTCATTAAACTTACATGCACGACAGttagttattaattagttaACACACCACTTACGCGCAAAAACACCTATATATAAGAATTCTCCTTTCATCATATTTCATTCACCACTTTGCCCCAAAAATAAAACATCAATCCTAGCTATTAATTACCACATACATATTActtgtaattaaattaatctgTTTTATTTGTTGTATAATGAAGTACACACAATTTGAGCGAGTTCTTGGTTACTTCGATGAAGATGGCGACGGTAAGATTTCAGCTTCTGAGCTAAGGAGCCAGCTCGGGAAGATGAGTGGCGAGATTCTGTTGgaggaggagatggagatggcgaTCGCGGCGTTGGATTCGGATGGCGATGGGTTGCTGAGTTTGGAGGATATGATGAATCTCATGGAAGGAGGGGAGGAAGACGAGAAGTTGAAGGATTTGAAGGAAGCTTTTGAGATGTATGACACGGATCGATGTGGGTTCATTACTCCTAAAGGGTTGAGGAGAATGCTGAAAAAGTTGGGAGAATCTATGTCCGTTGAGGAATGCCAAGTTATGATTAGTCGCTTTGATTTGAATGGTGATGGGATGCTTAGCTTTGAAGAATTCAGAATTATGATGCAGTGACGGTGTTTGTGAATTTGCCTGTGCTGTGAATTAGTGTattattcattttttcattGTACACTTCTACGtattctttaattcttttaaggtttttttttattgtacacTTCTAcgtattctttaatttttttaagggtttttttaaattagattatGTTTTGTTAGGGATAGCAAAGGAGCTGAAATCCACCGGATTAGCCTGCATAACTCACTAAAAAAAGAGAATTCTAAATTGTAAATTTAAAACCGCCATAATTAAAAAGTATATCTAACTCGCACTTCGCACCGCCTAATTCGGAAGTTTCGACGAGACAAGACGGACTTTTTTGGCTGGcccattttttttataattaaaaatgttCTAAGTTATAATTTATCACTACAAGAAAGTATCAGAATAGCGACCGATATAAAATTTTTagggcaaaaaaaaaatattggttgCTAAAATTGGTCGCTAAATTCGACCGACAAAATCGATCACTAATAGCAACCAAATTAGCGACCGATAAGGTTTTAATACAACTAGAATAAAGCTGGCCACTAAAATCcatcgtttttttttttcatttagcGACCGAATTAGCAACCGAAATAGAAAGTAATGTCTTTGGAACTGTTGGTCACGGTggctatttt
Above is a genomic segment from Arachis stenosperma cultivar V10309 chromosome 1, arast.V10309.gnm1.PFL2, whole genome shotgun sequence containing:
- the LOC130962639 gene encoding putative calcium-binding protein CML19, which translates into the protein MKYTQFERVLGYFDEDGDGKISASELRSQLGKMSGEILLEEEMEMAIAALDSDGDGLLSLEDMMNLMEGGEEDEKLKDLKEAFEMYDTDRCGFITPKGLRRMLKKLGESMSVEECQVMISRFDLNGDGMLSFEEFRIMMQ